A window of Castanea sativa cultivar Marrone di Chiusa Pesio chromosome 1, ASM4071231v1 contains these coding sequences:
- the LOC142622618 gene encoding uncharacterized protein LOC142622618 isoform X2, which translates to MVVYFSAPLVQTLTLTHLPYLTLNSDTWNLFRSNSWVKRRSGNANSNCKETQLGQSCSFAMCASHSSSGSYQNSKRVWIWTQSKEVMTASVERGWNTFVFSSKHRQLANEWSSIALICPLYVEEGGIFDNENRRVATIFEISNPQELLQLKPAKGEGENVVINLLDWQAIPAENIVAAFQDSKTIVFAISKTPSEAQMFLEALEQGLGGVILEVEDVEAVLELKDYFDRRDEVSNLLSLTKATVTRVQVAGMGDRVCVDLCSLMRPGEGLLVGSFARGLFLVHSECLESNYIASRPFRVNAGPVHAYVSVPGGKTSYLSELKAGKEVIVVDQKGQQRTAIVGRVKIETRPLILVEAKTCTVNNNL; encoded by the exons ATGGTTGTGTATTTTTCAGCTCCTTTGGTCCAAACCCTCACACTCACACACCTCCCCTACTTGACTCTCAATTCAG ATACGTGGAACCTTTTCAGATCAAATTCTTGGGTCAAGCGTCGTTCAGGGAATGCTAACAGTAATTGTAAGGAAACCCAATTAGGCCAAAGTTGTAGTTTTGCAATGTGTGCTTCTCATTCCTCTTCTGGGTCGTACCAAAATTCAAAGAGGGTATGGATTTGGACACAAAGCAAAGAGGTCATGACGGCTTCTGTGGAGAGAGGATGGAATACTTTCGTTTTCTCGTCCAAGCATCGACAACTTGCCAATGAGTGGTCTT CAATTGCGTTGATATGTCCTCTTTATGTTGAAGAGGGAGGGATTTTTGATAATGAGAATAGAAGGGTTGCCACAATTTTTGAGATTTCAAATCCGCAAGAATTACTGCAGCTAAAACCAGCAAAAGGAGAGGGGGAGAATGTTGTTATCAATTTACTAGATTGGCAG GCGATTCCAGCAGAGAATATTGTTGCAGCATTTCAAGACAGTAAAACAATAGTGTTTGCCATATCAAAAACTCCCTCTGAAGCTCAAATGTTCCTTGAG GCCCTAGAGCAAGGCCTAGGTGGTGTTATTTTAGAAGTTGAGGATGTGGAAGCTGTTCTTGAGCTAAAG GACTATTTTGACAGAAGAGATGAAGTGAGCAATCTTTTGAGCCTGACCAAAGCGACTGTAACTCGAGTTCAAGTAGCTGGAATGGGGGATCGAGTTTGTGTAGATCTCTGTAGCCTTATGAGACCTGGTGAAGGGCTTCTG GTTGGATCCTTTGCTAGAGGATTATTCCTTGTGCACTCAGAATGTTTGGAGTCAAATTACATTGCCAGCAGACCTTTTCGTGTCAATGCA GGACCAGTACATGCCTATGTTTCTGTTCCAGGAGGAAAGACTTCCTATCTTTCTGAGTTGAAGGCAGGAAAAGAGGTGATAGTGGTTGATCAAAAAGGTCAACAGCGAACTGCAATAGTTGGGCGTGTGAAGATAGAGACCAGACCACTGATTCTTGTGGAGGCAAAG